TTTTATGCTGTACATAGCTGTGAATCTCATCTAATTCCACTATTTCAATAGGAACTTCATTTTTTGGAAGCTCTACAGATTCTCCCCATTTCTTAACCCATTGATAAACTGTTCCATAGCTAATATTTAATAGCCTCCCAATGGCTCGAAAGCCTAACCCTTCTAGATACATTTCTAAAGCAAGACGCTTTTGTTCTAGTGTTTTTACATCTGATTTTTTCTCAACACTGAAAAAATAGCCACAATCTTTACATTTATATCGCTGTCGCTCTCTGGCAAAGCCTGCTTTAATCTTATTGGATGATTGACATTTGGTACATTTCATTAGGCTAAATTATAAAAAATATATCAGATTAACAATGCCAAAAAAACAAGTGAAATGGAGTGTAGGGGAGGGCTCAAATGTAGGAAAAGTAAGTGTAAATTATGGAATTATTATGAATTGATATATTAAGTATTTATTAGTGCGCAATAATAAAGAAAGATATTCAATATAGCTTGCAAGCGACTACCAATAAGGAGAGTTATGTAGTAAAACTATTTCTCAAAGTATAATTTTTAATAATTACTTATTATGAAAAATGCTAAATTAAGACAAGCTTTCATGGATTTAAAACTAAAAAAATCTGTGAGTGATATGGAGGTACTTACTGATACAACAGCGCTTTCAGCTTTAAAAGGAGGTGGGTGTAAATGTCAAGGATGTAGTCCAATGCAGTGTTGTAAACAAGGTAATTCTACAAATCTAGAGATAGATGTAGATGTTACAACGAGGTAAATGCTTGTAAAGTATTATGAGTTTAGTATAAACTCATAATACTTTTACCCGTTGTGCATTATGAAATGAAAAAAACAAGAGTTGTTTATTAGACTGAAAATCAGTATATTGTTTTTGCTATAAAACGATATAAATGAACAACATAGAGCAAATATATGAAAGAATTTTGGAAGTTTTAGGACTTTTTTCAGAAAATCAACTGATTAGTTATCAGAGAAGAACACCTAAAATGAGCGATTTAGAAGTCATAAGTCTTAATATTACTGCTGAATACTTGAGTATTGATAGCGAATTACAGTTATTTAGAAAATTGCCAAACTCTCTGATAAACAAAATTGAAAGAAGTGTTTACAATAAGCGAAAACGAAGACTATCCCTACAAACAGAGCAAATTAGACAGCGTATTTCGATGGAGTTCAATGAGTTTGAAGATATTTTTATCGTTGATAGCATGCCAATGAAAGTTTGTGAAAACGCTCGTTCTACTCGTTCAAAAATTTGTAAAGAGCAATCCTATTCTTCACCAACATATGGTTATTGTGCTTCACAGAAATTATATTTCTATGGCTATAAACTACACGCAGTATGTTCTTTAAATGGTGTGATTAAGAATTTTGATATAAGCCCTGCATCCGTTCACGACATCCACTATTTAAAAGATATTGGTGAGCAAATGCGAAACTGTACTTTAATTGGAGATAGAGGCTATTTATCAGCAAAAGTTCAAATAGATTTATTTAACTATGCTAATATTAAATTAGATACACCAATGAGAAGTAATCAGAAAGATTATATTCCTCAATTTTCATTGTACAAGAAAAAGCGAAAACGAATTGAGACATTTTTCTCTCAACTTTGCGACCAATTTATGATTAAAAGAAACAATGCTAAAACTTTTGAAGGCTTTAAAACAAGGATAATCAGTAAAATAACCGCCGCAACGGTTATTCAATATATCAATAAATTTATCTTCCAAAGAAAATTAAATCATCTAAAAATCAGTATTATTTAAAATGCACAACGAGTGATATTAATTTAATTCCTAAAGTTAGGACTTCTTCTTGCATGGTAGATAACATTGATTCAGAAGTGCACGATGCATTTGGTAATATTTACGCATGTTATGAGTATACCTATACTCCAGCTTATTCAGATAAGTCTTTTTTGGAAGGAAATCTTCTAAATTTAGAAAAAGGAGGAAGAAAACTTTCTCCTATAAGAAATTTTAAAAATGATATTTTGAATAGAACTCATTCAAACTGTATAGAATGTATATTCTTTCCTGTGTGTTCGGGAGAATGCCCCAAACAATGGATGAATGGTAAAGTACCTTGTCCTAGCTTTAAATTTAATATGGGGGAACGTTTGTTATTGGAATATTTAATTAAAAAATTATACTAATGAGGATACTTGAAAAAACATTGGAACAGAGAACCATATTTATAAAAGAAAGAATAGAGAGATATCCCGATTATCATATTTTTTTTAGGATAATAGAAGGAAATTTATTAAATGTATCGGATTCAGATAGAATAATGATGATGATGATGTATGTGAAAACTAGAGAAGCCTTGTCCTATGTTGTTGATAAAAAAGAAGCCTTGGTAAGTTTAATTTTGAGGGAATATGATATTTGTAAAAGTAAGTTATGTTTGGAGGAAAGTAAAAGAATAATGAGATCTATTAAATTACCTTTGGACGCTTTCATACATTATAAAAATAAAGAGTATAGGGATGCTTCCTTAAAGCTACAAAAATCATTAACTGATTACGAGATATTGTTTAATATGGGATGTTATGATGCTATATGGGCTAATTTAGAGCAAAATCTTAATAGAGTGAAAATAGAAATAGATAGGGGAGAATTTGACTTAGCAATGAATATGGTAGAATCTATTTTATTAGAGTTTGGAGGTTTTAAAAGTAAGGGGTTTTGTAGATTGACGGAAGAGATGCTGGCATATTTAAAAATATTATCCACTGAGGAGTTATATGTTAATCTAAATTATGTCATAGATTCTGTCTTCTTCAAAATTAAGAAAAAATATGAGAATAATAGTATCTATATTTCTAAGTATATTGACGTAGTATTGGCTTCGAATATTTACAGTCATTTAAGAGTATTTTTTTTGGAAAATAGAATTGATTTATTTAGTTCAAGTGTAGAATTTCCTAAAACTCTTGAGGCTTATTTCTTTGGCTTAAAAGAATATGATATAAGGTATCCTTATGTAAAGAAATATTTTAAAAATGTATATAAAATCAACCTCAATTAATTTTTTTCCCCAAAAAGATCAAATGGATTGTGGTCCCGCTTGTCTTGCAATGGTGTCAAGATATTTTGGAAGAAGATATTCTATAGAATACCTCAGAGAGAATTCTTTTATTACTCGAGAGGGTGTATCTCTCTTGGGAGTTAGTGAAGCAGCTAAAGAGATAGGTATTGAAACACAATCGGTAAAGCTTAGTGTAAGTAAGCTTCTAAAGCAAAGTAAATTGTTTCCTTGTATCCTACATTGGAATCAAAATCATTTTGTTGTTTTATTTGCTATAAGAAAGTCATTTTTTTCTAACAGAATTCGCTTTTGTATTGCTGATCCAGCTCATGGTATTATAACACTTACCCAAGAAAAATTTGAGAAATCATGGCTGTCAGATGAAGATAGAGGTGTGGTTTTATTCTTAAGCCCCACAGAAGAATTTTATAAAAAACAACCGCCAAAACAAGAAAAAATATCTATAGGTTATTTATTACATTATTTAAAACCCTATCGGAAGCAATTGAGTATTATATTCTTGCTGTTATTTTTTGGAAGTGGTCTTACACTGATTTTCCCATTCTTAACAGAAGTTCTTATTGATAAAGGGGTTAATGCTAAAGATTTAGAGTTTATTTTTGTCATTTTGCTGGCTCAGTTAGGCGTTTTTTTAGGTGCTATAACTATAGAGATTTTTAGAAACTGGTTGATGCTTTATATTGGTACACACTTAAGTATTAATATTATTTCGGATTTTCTAAAAAAAATGCTTCAACTACCCATCAAGTTTTTTGATACCAAAATGATGGGGGATTTTAATCAGCGTATCCAAGACAATGAGAGAATTGAAAAGTTTCTAACCTCTCAAAGCCTAACGACTTTTTTTTCTATTATTACTTTTTCGGTATTCTTTGGAGTACTATGGTATTATGATTTAAAAATACTTTTAGTATACTTGGTGCTCACTATAATATCTGTAGGGTGGTCTTTCTTTTGGTTGAAGAAAAGAAAAATTTTAGATTATTATAGTTTTCAACAGCGCTCAGAAAATCAAGAGTCTATATATGAGATTCTTAATGGAGTGACTGAAATGAAGCTTAATCAGTTCGAAGAATTTAAGAGAAAGGAATGGGAGCATATTCAAAAAAAGTTATTCCGGCTTAATATTAGAATTCTAAAACTCAATCAAGTCCAATTATCAGGCTTTGAGTTTTTAAATCAACTAAAAAATATTTTGGTTACCTTTTTAGCAGCTAATTATGTAGTAAAAGGAGATATGACTCTAGGAATGTTACTTTCCATATCCTACATTATAGGTCAAATGAACTCTCCTGTCAACCAGTTGGTCAATTTTTTTCGTTCTCTTCAAGATGCTAAACTAAGTTTAGAAAGGCTTAATGAAGTACAAAATAGACCTAACGAAGAGCAAATAGTTCCCTCTTATCTTGAAGGTTTAAAGAAACTTTCTCTGGATTTCAATACCGAAAGAAGTATAGAGTTAAAAAATTTAAGTTTTCAATACGAAGGACCTAAGTCCCCTTTTATATTGAGTGATATAAACTTAACGATTCCAAGTGGAAAAATCACTGCTATTGTTGGAGCAAGTGGAAGTGGAAAAACATCGCTTATGAAGTTATTACTACGGTTTTATAAGCCCGTATCGGGAGATATTTTTTACGGGGGAACTAATATATTGGAGCTTTCTCCCCAGAGTATTCGAGAAAATAGTGGTGTAGTTATGCAAGATGGATATATATTTTCTGATACAATAGAGAGAAATATAGCTACAGGAGATGAGATTGTAGATTATGATAGGTTGAAAAAGGCCATTAAAATAGCTAATATAGAGGATTTTATTTATTCTTTGCCATTAGGATTAAAAACAAAAATAGGTGCGTCAGGAAATGGTATTTCAGGAGGGCAAAGACAACGTATTCTAATAGCACGGGCTGTGTATAAAAATCCATATTATATATTTTTTGATGAAGCAACCTCTGCTTTAGATGCTGATAATGAAAAGATTATACATGATAATTTGCAGTCTTTTTTCAAAGGGAAAACTGTGGTTGTCATAGCTCATCGCTTATCAACGGTTAAAAATGCCGATCAAATTATTGTTCTTGACAAAGGGAAAGTTATAGAATTAGGTAACCATCAAGAGCTTGTGGCTAAAAAGGGGAATTATTATCATTTAGTAAAAAATCAATTAGAATTAGGAACCTAAAGAAGCGAAAAATAAAAAATAATGAAAAGAGGAGTTATATTAATTTTATTACATTTGCCTGTTTTAAGTTTTACACAAGAACTCAAGACAGATTCTGTTACAAAAGCTAAGGAAATTCAAGAAGTTATTATTAAATCTCAACGCAAGAAGCAGTACAATGACCACGCTGCCTATACCTTTGATAAAGCAGCTCTGGAGAAAGCTAATAATGCTAAGGATTTGTTGGTAACACTTCCAGAGTTGGTGCACGACCCTATAAATAATTCTACCAAAAGTATCCGTGGAGGAAAAACCTTGTTCCTCATCAATGGTATAGAAGCTACCGAAGCCCAAATAAGGAGTGTTGCCCCAACTAATGTGGTACGAGTGGAGTACTATGATATTCCTCCTGCTCGTTGGGCAAACCGTGCCGATGTGGTTGTAAATATGATTACTAGAAATCCAGAATTAGGTTACTCTTACGGGGCAGACATTACTTCCGCTCTTACTACGGGTTTCTTGAACGGAATGGTCTATGCCAATTATACCAAAGGTAAAAATGATTTTGGACTGGAGTATAGCTTGAATATTAGGGAATATAATGATAGAAGAACAAAAAAAATACTGACATATAATATCAATGGGATACATTATTCTTCTGAAATACTAGGAAGAGATGCATTTGGCTATACGAATCAGGATATAGCATTGCGTTATACCCGTGTAGAGCCAGAGAGATATACTTTCCAAGCCAAGTTTAGTATTTTCCCATTCACTTATCATAATGAAGGAGAGTCTTCTAATCTGTTTACCCAGACAAATATAATGAACAGGCATCAAGTTAAGGATAATTCATCAGAGCAATACACAAGCCCTACGATAGATCTTTACTATTCTAAAAATTTAGGTAAAAAAGATGAGTTGATTTTCAACTTTGTAGGTTCTTATTATAAGACCAATTCTAATCAATATCGTAGAGAATGGAACACCTCTAGTAACACTGAAGTTTTCCTCAATGATATGAAACTAAATTCAATACAAACAGGAGTTGTAGGAGAGGTTGCCCACAGCCATAGGTTTGAAAAAGGTAAATTAACGAGTGGTTACCGTTTAACCAATACTAATGTGGATAATCAGCTTAATAATATACTAGGAGCTTCTCAATTTGAAGTAAACTATTTGGAACAGTACTTTTATACAGAGTATAATGGGAAATGGGATAAACTTGGCTATCGTTTGGGTATAGGAGCTAATAATATACAGAATAAAACAGCTACTAGTTTTACTAATGACTGGGCATTAACTCCGAAGTTAGTTTTGTCTTATGCTCTGGGGGATAAACAATCTTTTCGTTTCTTCAGCAGCTATAAAAATATAAATCCAAGTGGAGAAATGATGAGTCCTAACTTAGAGCAAACGATGCCTAATTTATTCCGTTCAGGGAATCCAGATTTAAAACCTCAAAGGCAATTTAGGAACCAATTAAATTATTCTTTCAATAGCAAATATTTTGATTTAAATACTATAGGGTTTTATAATAATGTTAGAAATTATTTTGCTCAATTTTATCAAGAAAATTCTAGACTTGGGGGATATGTACTTAACT
This Riemerella anatipestifer DNA region includes the following protein-coding sequences:
- a CDS encoding IS982-like element ISRa1 family transposase gives rise to the protein MNNIEQIYERILEVLGLFSENQLISYQRRTPKMSDLEVISLNITAEYLSIDSELQLFRKLPNSLINKIERSVYNKRKRRLSLQTEQIRQRISMEFNEFEDIFIVDSMPMKVCENARSTRSKICKEQSYSSPTYGYCASQKLYFYGYKLHAVCSLNGVIKNFDISPASVHDIHYLKDIGEQMRNCTLIGDRGYLSAKVQIDLFNYANIKLDTPMRSNQKDYIPQFSLYKKKRKRIETFFSQLCDQFMIKRNNAKTFEGFKTRIISKITAATVIQYINKFIFQRKLNHLKISII
- a CDS encoding SPASM domain-containing protein; translation: MVDNIDSEVHDAFGNIYACYEYTYTPAYSDKSFLEGNLLNLEKGGRKLSPIRNFKNDILNRTHSNCIECIFFPVCSGECPKQWMNGKVPCPSFKFNMGERLLLEYLIKKLY
- a CDS encoding peptidase domain-containing ABC transporter, with translation MYIKSTSINFFPQKDQMDCGPACLAMVSRYFGRRYSIEYLRENSFITREGVSLLGVSEAAKEIGIETQSVKLSVSKLLKQSKLFPCILHWNQNHFVVLFAIRKSFFSNRIRFCIADPAHGIITLTQEKFEKSWLSDEDRGVVLFLSPTEEFYKKQPPKQEKISIGYLLHYLKPYRKQLSIIFLLLFFGSGLTLIFPFLTEVLIDKGVNAKDLEFIFVILLAQLGVFLGAITIEIFRNWLMLYIGTHLSINIISDFLKKMLQLPIKFFDTKMMGDFNQRIQDNERIEKFLTSQSLTTFFSIITFSVFFGVLWYYDLKILLVYLVLTIISVGWSFFWLKKRKILDYYSFQQRSENQESIYEILNGVTEMKLNQFEEFKRKEWEHIQKKLFRLNIRILKLNQVQLSGFEFLNQLKNILVTFLAANYVVKGDMTLGMLLSISYIIGQMNSPVNQLVNFFRSLQDAKLSLERLNEVQNRPNEEQIVPSYLEGLKKLSLDFNTERSIELKNLSFQYEGPKSPFILSDINLTIPSGKITAIVGASGSGKTSLMKLLLRFYKPVSGDIFYGGTNILELSPQSIRENSGVVMQDGYIFSDTIERNIATGDEIVDYDRLKKAIKIANIEDFIYSLPLGLKTKIGASGNGISGGQRQRILIARAVYKNPYYIFFDEATSALDADNEKIIHDNLQSFFKGKTVVVIAHRLSTVKNADQIIVLDKGKVIELGNHQELVAKKGNYYHLVKNQLELGT
- a CDS encoding TonB-dependent receptor plug domain-containing protein, encoding MKRGVILILLHLPVLSFTQELKTDSVTKAKEIQEVIIKSQRKKQYNDHAAYTFDKAALEKANNAKDLLVTLPELVHDPINNSTKSIRGGKTLFLINGIEATEAQIRSVAPTNVVRVEYYDIPPARWANRADVVVNMITRNPELGYSYGADITSALTTGFLNGMVYANYTKGKNDFGLEYSLNIREYNDRRTKKILTYNINGIHYSSEILGRDAFGYTNQDIALRYTRVEPERYTFQAKFSIFPFTYHNEGESSNLFTQTNIMNRHQVKDNSSEQYTSPTIDLYYSKNLGKKDELIFNFVGSYYKTNSNQYRREWNTSSNTEVFLNDMKLNSIQTGVVGEVAHSHRFEKGKLTSGYRLTNTNVDNQLNNILGASQFEVNYLEQYFYTEYNGKWDKLGYRLGIGANNIQNKTATSFTNDWALTPKLVLSYALGDKQSFRFFSSYKNINPSGEMMSPNLEQTMPNLFRSGNPDLKPQRQFRNQLNYSFNSKYFDLNTIGFYNNVRNYFAQFYQENSRLGGYVLNYQNIPFYRETGVAIIGSVKPFANDLLVLRLYLQPTSMLMETQEGNRTKVSYVRNNFTLTSRYKQWSLTYQFNIPVYSVGGSFLNTEENKNDLFLAYQLGNWKLSTGMYFMGVPAQYKMKTLDFSPVQNESNTQIFDCKNSLCILNNTDF